In Pseudomonas hamedanensis, a single window of DNA contains:
- the pyrR gene encoding bifunctional pyr operon transcriptional regulator/uracil phosphoribosyltransferase PyrR, with translation MSLPNPADLISQMATRLKAHLAQRDISEPRYIGIRTGGIWVAQALLKELASDAPLGTLDVSFYRDDFSQNGLHPQVRPSALPFEIEGQHLVLIDDVLMSGRTIRAAMNELFDYGRPASVTLVCLLDLDAGELPIRPNVVGATLTLAANQRVKLSGPEPLTLELQDVTL, from the coding sequence ATGAGCCTGCCCAATCCCGCCGATCTGATCAGCCAGATGGCGACCCGCCTCAAGGCGCACCTTGCCCAGCGTGACATCAGCGAACCGCGTTACATCGGCATCCGCACTGGCGGCATCTGGGTCGCGCAGGCGCTGCTCAAAGAGCTGGCCAGCGATGCGCCACTGGGCACCCTGGACGTGTCCTTCTACCGCGACGACTTCAGCCAGAACGGCCTGCACCCGCAAGTGCGCCCATCCGCCCTGCCCTTCGAGATCGAAGGCCAGCATCTGGTGCTGATCGACGACGTGCTGATGAGCGGTCGGACCATCCGCGCCGCCATGAATGAACTGTTCGACTACGGCCGCCCCGCCAGCGTCACCCTGGTCTGCCTGCTGGACTTGGACGCCGGTGAGCTACCGATCCGCCCGAACGTGGTCGGCGCCACCCTGACACTGGCCGCCAACCAGCGGGTCAAGCTGTCCGGCCCCGAGCCGCTGACGCTTGAACTGCAAGACGTCACCCTTTAA
- the ruvX gene encoding Holliday junction resolvase RuvX, which translates to MALRLILGFDYGTKQIGVAVGQVITGQARELCTLKAQNGVPNWDQVEALIKEWKPDAVVVGLPLNMDGTPSDMCVRAEKFARRLNGRYNLPFYTHDERLTTFEAKGERLVRGGQKGSYRDNPVDAIAAALLLQGWLDENTALFES; encoded by the coding sequence ATGGCCCTGCGCCTGATTCTCGGCTTCGACTATGGCACCAAACAGATCGGCGTCGCGGTCGGCCAGGTCATTACCGGCCAGGCCCGCGAGCTGTGCACCTTGAAAGCGCAGAACGGCGTGCCGAACTGGGATCAGGTCGAAGCGCTGATAAAAGAATGGAAGCCCGACGCCGTGGTGGTCGGCCTGCCGCTGAACATGGACGGCACGCCCAGCGACATGTGTGTACGCGCCGAGAAGTTCGCCCGACGCCTCAACGGCCGCTACAACCTGCCTTTCTATACTCACGACGAACGCCTGACCACCTTTGAAGCCAAAGGCGAGCGGCTGGTGCGTGGCGGGCAGAAAGGCAGTTACCGCGACAACCCGGTGGACGCCATCGCCGCCGCTCTGCTGTTGCAGGGCTGGCTCGATGAAAACACTGCATTGTTTGAATCCTGA
- a CDS encoding YqgE/AlgH family protein, translating into MKNVSPSYLKHHFLIAMPHMADPNFAHTLTYIVEHTANGAMGLVVNRPQELSLADILEQLRPDIEPPALCEHVPIFIGGPVQTDRGFVLHPAGQIFQATAQLEGDLALSTSQDVLFAIADGVGPSKSLITLGYAGWEAGQLEAELADNAWLTCPYNADILFNTSSELRLEAAARHLGVDLNLLTSQAGHA; encoded by the coding sequence ATGAAAAACGTCAGCCCCAGCTACCTCAAGCATCACTTCCTGATCGCCATGCCGCACATGGCCGACCCGAATTTTGCCCACACCTTGACCTACATCGTCGAGCACACGGCCAATGGCGCGATGGGGTTGGTGGTGAACAGGCCGCAAGAGTTGAGTCTGGCCGACATCCTCGAACAACTGCGCCCGGACATCGAGCCGCCGGCCCTGTGCGAGCATGTGCCGATCTTCATCGGCGGGCCGGTGCAGACCGATCGCGGCTTTGTCCTGCATCCCGCCGGCCAGATCTTCCAGGCCACCGCGCAGCTGGAAGGCGACCTGGCCCTGTCCACGTCGCAGGACGTGCTGTTCGCCATCGCTGATGGCGTCGGCCCGTCGAAAAGCCTGATCACCCTCGGCTACGCTGGCTGGGAAGCCGGGCAACTGGAAGCCGAACTGGCCGACAACGCCTGGCTGACCTGCCCGTATAACGCCGACATCCTCTTCAATACCAGCAGCGAGTTGCGCCTGGAAGCGGCGGCGCGGCATTTGGGGGTCGACCTCAATCTGCTCACCAGCCAGGCAGGTCACGCCTGA
- a CDS encoding energy transducer TonB, translating to MTLPSDLPAELAHRGVRPADRLGFTLFLAALIHLALLLGVGFTMVEPQQISKTLEITLATFKAEKKPEKADFLAQENQEGSGTLDKKAIPKTTEVAPFQDNQVKKVTPPPAAKPEVQEAAPKAAVTTVAPKPKKAPTKKEESKTEVKPTVDAPTFDSSQLSSDIASLEAELAKEQQLYAKRPRIHRLSAASTMRDKGAWYKDDWRKKVERIGNLNYPEEARRKQIYGNLRLMVSINRDGSLYEVLVLESSGQPLLDQAAQRIVRLAAPFAPFTGDLSDIDRLEIIRTWKFARGDKLSSN from the coding sequence ATGACCCTCCCGTCCGATCTGCCCGCTGAACTCGCCCATCGTGGCGTGCGCCCGGCCGATCGCCTCGGTTTTACCCTGTTTCTCGCGGCGCTGATTCATTTGGCGCTGCTGCTGGGTGTCGGCTTCACCATGGTCGAGCCGCAGCAGATCAGCAAAACCCTGGAAATCACCCTGGCCACTTTCAAGGCCGAGAAGAAGCCTGAGAAGGCTGACTTCCTCGCCCAGGAAAATCAGGAAGGCAGCGGCACGCTGGACAAGAAAGCGATTCCCAAGACCACCGAGGTCGCGCCGTTCCAGGACAACCAGGTCAAAAAAGTCACCCCGCCGCCGGCCGCCAAGCCAGAAGTGCAGGAAGCTGCGCCCAAGGCAGCGGTGACCACCGTCGCGCCGAAACCGAAAAAAGCGCCGACCAAAAAAGAAGAAAGCAAAACCGAAGTCAAACCGACAGTCGACGCGCCGACGTTCGACAGCTCACAGCTGTCCAGCGACATCGCCAGCCTGGAAGCGGAACTGGCCAAGGAACAACAGCTGTACGCCAAACGCCCGCGCATCCACCGTCTGAGCGCCGCCTCGACCATGCGCGACAAAGGCGCCTGGTACAAGGACGACTGGCGCAAGAAGGTCGAGCGCATCGGCAACCTCAATTATCCCGAAGAAGCACGGCGCAAACAGATCTACGGCAATTTGCGTCTGATGGTCTCGATCAACCGCGACGGTTCGCTGTATGAAGTGCTGGTGCTCGAATCCTCCGGCCAGCCGCTGCTCGATCAGGCCGCGCAGCGCATCGTTCGCCTGGCCGCGCCGTTTGCACCGTTTACCGGGGATCTGTCGGATATCGACCGCCTGGAAATCATCCGCACCTGGAAATTTGCCCGGGGCGACAAGCTCTCCAGCAACTGA
- the gshB gene encoding glutathione synthase, whose amino-acid sequence MSVRVGIVMDPIASISYKKDSSLAMLLAAQKRGWELFYMEQRDLYQGEGQARARMKPLKVFANPEKWFELDAEQDQLLSDLDVILMRKDPPFDMEFVYSTYLLEQAEAAGVLVVNKPQSLRDCNEKLFATLFPQCTPPTVVSRRADVLREFAAKHGDVILKPLDGMGGTSIFRHRAGDPNLSVILETLTALGGQQIMGQAYLPAIKDGDKRILMIDGEPVDYCLARIPAQGETRGNLAAGGRGEARPLSDKDRWIAAQVGPTLREKGLLFVGLDVIGEHLTEINVTSPTCIREIDNAFGTDIGGMLMDAIDKKLQAAGKKPQA is encoded by the coding sequence ATGAGCGTTCGCGTCGGGATTGTCATGGACCCTATCGCCAGCATCTCCTATAAAAAGGATAGCTCGCTGGCCATGCTGCTGGCCGCGCAGAAGCGTGGCTGGGAATTGTTCTATATGGAGCAGCGCGACCTGTATCAGGGCGAAGGCCAGGCACGGGCGCGGATGAAGCCGCTGAAAGTGTTCGCCAATCCGGAAAAATGGTTCGAACTGGACGCCGAGCAGGACCAGCTGCTGAGCGACCTGGACGTGATCCTGATGCGCAAGGATCCGCCGTTCGACATGGAATTCGTCTACTCCACTTATCTGCTGGAGCAGGCCGAAGCCGCCGGCGTGCTGGTGGTCAACAAGCCGCAGAGCCTGCGCGACTGCAATGAAAAGCTGTTCGCCACGCTGTTCCCGCAGTGCACGCCGCCGACCGTGGTCAGCCGCCGCGCCGACGTGTTGCGCGAATTTGCGGCGAAACACGGTGACGTGATCCTCAAGCCGCTCGACGGCATGGGCGGCACTTCGATTTTCCGCCATCGTGCCGGCGACCCGAACCTGTCAGTGATCCTGGAAACCCTGACCGCACTCGGCGGCCAGCAAATCATGGGCCAGGCCTACCTGCCGGCGATCAAGGACGGCGACAAACGCATCCTGATGATCGACGGCGAGCCGGTGGATTACTGCCTGGCGCGCATTCCCGCCCAGGGCGAAACCCGTGGCAACCTCGCTGCCGGCGGCCGTGGCGAAGCGCGTCCGTTGAGCGACAAGGATCGCTGGATCGCCGCCCAGGTCGGCCCGACCCTACGCGAGAAAGGCCTGCTGTTCGTCGGCCTCGACGTGATTGGCGAACACCTGACCGAAATCAACGTCACCAGCCCGACCTGCATCCGCGAAATCGACAATGCGTTTGGCACTGATATCGGCGGCATGCTGATGGATGCCATCGATAAAAAGCTGCAAGCGGCCGGCAAAAAGCCACAAGCTTGA
- the pilG gene encoding twitching motility response regulator PilG, producing the protein MEQQSSALKVMVIDDSKTIRRTAETLLKNVGCEVITAIDGFDALAKIADHHPGIIFVDIMMPRLDGYQTCALIKNNSAFKATPVIMLSSRDGLFDKAKGRIVGSDQFLTKPFSKEELLNAIQAHVPGFAAVLPQ; encoded by the coding sequence ATGGAACAGCAGTCCAGCGCCTTGAAGGTCATGGTGATCGACGACTCGAAAACGATTCGCCGCACCGCCGAAACATTGTTGAAGAATGTCGGTTGCGAAGTGATCACCGCCATCGACGGTTTCGATGCGCTGGCGAAGATCGCCGACCACCATCCGGGGATCATCTTTGTCGACATCATGATGCCGCGTCTGGATGGCTATCAGACCTGCGCCCTGATCAAGAACAACAGCGCCTTCAAGGCCACGCCGGTGATCATGCTGTCCTCCAGGGACGGGCTGTTCGACAAGGCCAAGGGGCGGATTGTCGGTTCTGATCAATTTTTGACCAAGCCGTTCAGCAAAGAAGAACTGCTCAATGCGATCCAGGCCCATGTTCCGGGCTTCGCCGCTGTTTTGCCGCAGTAA
- the pilH gene encoding twitching motility response regulator PilH — protein MARILIVDDSPTEMYKLTGMLEKHGHEVLKAENGADGVALARQEKPDAVLMDIVMPGLNGFQATRQLTKDADTAHIPVIIITTKDQETDKVWGTRQGAKDYLTKPVDEDTLIKTLKNVLKG, from the coding sequence ATGGCACGTATCCTGATCGTCGATGATTCGCCGACTGAAATGTACAAACTGACCGGCATGCTCGAAAAGCACGGCCATGAAGTACTCAAGGCCGAGAACGGCGCCGATGGCGTGGCCCTGGCCCGTCAGGAAAAACCCGACGCGGTGCTGATGGACATCGTCATGCCCGGCCTCAACGGTTTTCAGGCGACCCGTCAGTTGACCAAGGATGCCGACACTGCGCACATCCCGGTGATCATCATCACCACCAAGGATCAGGAGACCGACAAGGTCTGGGGCACCCGCCAGGGCGCCAAGGATTATCTGACCAAACCGGTCGACGAAGACACCCTGATCAAGACCCTGAAAAACGTGCTCAAAGGCTGA
- a CDS encoding chemotaxis protein CheW — MNESLTAFELLWQIDQRCRLLAADLPSQAARQDRWSGIGFRLGEHWYVAPMGEVSEVLHEPRFTQLPGVKPWVKGVANLRGRLLPIMDLCGFFGHELSPLRKQRRVLVVEHGDVFAGLMVDEVIGLQHFEQGSFEPLSISKRQGSKAEFVKGYFRREQNWRVFSLFALAKSPVFMGVAI, encoded by the coding sequence ATGAACGAATCGCTGACCGCGTTCGAACTGCTCTGGCAGATCGACCAGCGCTGCCGCTTGCTGGCGGCGGACCTGCCGTCGCAAGCGGCACGCCAGGATCGCTGGAGCGGCATCGGCTTTCGCCTTGGCGAGCATTGGTATGTGGCGCCGATGGGCGAAGTCAGCGAAGTGCTGCACGAGCCGCGCTTCACCCAATTGCCCGGGGTCAAACCGTGGGTCAAGGGTGTGGCGAATCTGCGCGGGCGGCTGCTGCCGATCATGGACCTGTGCGGGTTCTTCGGCCACGAGCTGTCGCCACTGCGTAAACAACGGCGGGTATTGGTGGTGGAACATGGGGATGTGTTTGCCGGGCTGATGGTCGATGAAGTCATCGGTTTGCAGCATTTCGAGCAGGGCAGTTTCGAGCCGCTGTCGATCAGCAAGCGCCAGGGTTCGAAGGCCGAGTTCGTCAAAGGCTATTTCCGTCGCGAACAGAACTGGCGGGTGTTCAGCCTGTTCGCACTGGCCAAGTCCCCGGTGTTCATGGGTGTTGCGATATAG
- a CDS encoding methyl-accepting chemotaxis protein, whose amino-acid sequence MTTAKTGKSAEGSRSRAQIIVLFIALIVFIMLLFANFAYLNTQANYDKQYIGHAGELRVLSQRIAKNATEAAAGKAAAFKLLSDARNDFAQRWGYLKKGDPNTGLPPAPAAVRPEMRAVQLDWERLLKNTDAILTSEQTVLSLHQVAATLAETVPQLQIEYEKVVEILLQRGAPAGQVAMAQRQSLLAERILGAVNTVLAGDENSQQAADAFGRDATRFGQVLNGMLQGNPALKISQVEDRDARARLSEISELFQFVSGSVDEILETSPELFKVRESATNIFSLSQTLLDEASHLATGFENLASGRNTDTIGGYVLGLLALASIILIGLVMVRETNRQLRETAEKNERNQNAIMRLLDEIEDLADGDLTVTASVTEDFTGTIADSINYSVDQLRDLVATINLTAGQVAAAVQETQATAMHLAQASEQQAQQISEASTAISDMAESIDQVSANAAESSAVAERSVEIANKGNEVVHNTIHGMDNIREQIQDTAKRIKRLGESSQEIGDIVSLIDDIADQTNILALNAAIQASMAGDAGRGFAVVADEVQRLAERSSAATRQIETLVRAIQADTNEAVISMEQTTTEVVRGARLAQDAGVALEEIEGVSKTLAALIQSISNAAQQQTSSAGQISLTMNVIQQITSQTSSGSTATAESIGNLAKMASQLRRSVSGFTLPATTDKA is encoded by the coding sequence ATGACAACAGCAAAAACAGGCAAGTCGGCAGAAGGGTCGCGCAGTCGCGCGCAGATCATCGTGCTGTTTATCGCACTGATCGTGTTCATCATGCTGCTGTTCGCCAACTTCGCCTACCTCAACACCCAGGCGAACTACGACAAGCAGTACATCGGCCACGCCGGTGAGCTGCGCGTGCTCTCGCAACGCATCGCCAAAAACGCCACCGAAGCGGCGGCGGGCAAGGCGGCAGCATTCAAATTGCTCAGCGATGCGCGCAACGATTTTGCCCAGCGCTGGGGTTATTTGAAAAAAGGCGACCCGAACACCGGGCTGCCGCCGGCACCGGCTGCCGTGCGCCCGGAAATGCGTGCGGTGCAACTGGACTGGGAACGCCTGCTGAAAAACACCGACGCGATCCTCACCAGCGAGCAGACCGTGCTGTCGCTGCACCAGGTCGCCGCGACCCTGGCCGAAACCGTGCCGCAGTTGCAGATCGAATACGAAAAGGTCGTGGAAATTCTGCTCCAGCGCGGCGCTCCGGCGGGCCAGGTGGCGATGGCCCAGCGTCAATCGCTGCTGGCCGAGCGCATCCTCGGCGCGGTCAACACCGTGCTGGCCGGCGACGAGAACTCCCAGCAGGCCGCCGACGCGTTTGGTCGCGACGCCACACGTTTCGGTCAGGTGCTCAATGGCATGTTGCAGGGCAACCCGGCGCTGAAAATCAGCCAGGTCGAAGACCGCGACGCCCGTGCGCGTTTGAGCGAAATCTCGGAACTGTTCCAGTTCGTCTCAGGCTCCGTGGATGAAATCCTCGAAACCTCGCCGGAGTTGTTCAAGGTGCGCGAGTCGGCCACCAACATTTTCAGCCTGTCGCAAACCCTGCTCGACGAAGCCTCGCACCTGGCCACTGGTTTTGAGAACCTCGCCAGCGGGCGCAACACCGACACCATCGGTGGCTACGTGCTGGGCTTGCTGGCGCTGGCCTCGATCATCCTCATTGGGCTGGTGATGGTCCGCGAAACCAACCGCCAGTTGCGTGAAACCGCGGAAAAAAACGAACGCAACCAGAACGCGATCATGCGCCTGCTCGACGAGATCGAAGATCTCGCCGACGGCGACCTCACGGTGACCGCGTCGGTGACCGAAGACTTCACCGGCACCATCGCCGACTCGATCAACTATTCCGTCGATCAGTTGCGTGATCTGGTCGCGACCATCAACCTCACCGCCGGCCAGGTCGCCGCTGCCGTACAGGAAACCCAGGCCACCGCCATGCACCTGGCGCAGGCCTCGGAGCAACAGGCCCAGCAGATTTCCGAAGCGTCGACGGCGATCAGCGACATGGCCGAGTCCATCGATCAGGTCTCGGCCAACGCCGCCGAGTCGTCGGCGGTGGCCGAGCGTTCCGTGGAAATTGCCAACAAGGGCAACGAGGTGGTGCACAACACCATCCACGGCATGGACAACATTCGCGAACAGATTCAGGACACCGCCAAGCGCATCAAGCGCCTTGGCGAGTCGTCCCAGGAAATCGGCGACATCGTCAGCCTCATCGATGACATTGCCGACCAGACCAACATCCTCGCCCTCAACGCGGCGATTCAGGCGTCGATGGCCGGCGATGCCGGGCGCGGTTTTGCCGTGGTTGCCGACGAAGTCCAGCGTCTGGCTGAGCGATCCTCCGCCGCCACGCGGCAGATCGAAACACTGGTGCGGGCGATCCAGGCCGACACTAACGAAGCGGTGATTTCCATGGAGCAGACCACCACCGAAGTGGTGCGCGGCGCGCGACTGGCGCAGGATGCCGGTGTGGCCCTGGAAGAAATCGAAGGCGTTTCGAAAACCCTGGCGGCGCTGATCCAGAGCATTTCCAACGCGGCGCAGCAGCAGACGTCTTCGGCCGGGCAGATCTCGCTGACGATGAACGTGATCCAGCAGATCACCTCGCAGACATCGTCAGGCTCCACGGCCACCGCTGAGAGCATCGGCAATCTGGCAAAAATGGCCAGTCAGTTGCGTCGCTCGGTATCCGGTTTCACCCTGCCGGCGACGACAGACAAAGCGTGA